One Panthera leo isolate Ple1 chromosome B1, P.leo_Ple1_pat1.1, whole genome shotgun sequence DNA window includes the following coding sequences:
- the SCRG1 gene encoding scrapie-responsive protein 1: MKLIVLAVTVGLTLLLGVQAMPANRLSCYRKILKDRNCHNLPEGVADLTKMDVNVQDHFWDGKGCEMICYCNFSELLCCPKDIFFGPKISFVIPCNNH; encoded by the exons ATGAAATTGATAGTTCTTGCTGTCACTGTTGGCCTAACTTTGCTGCTAGGAGTCCAAGCCATGCCTGCAAATCGCCTCTCTTGCTACAGAAAGATACTCAAAGATCGCAACTGTCACAACCTTCCAGAGGGAGTAGCTGACCTGACAAAGATGGATGTAAATGTCCAGGATCATTTCTGGGATGGGAAGGGATGTGAGATGATCTGTTACTGCAACTTCAGCGAATTGCTCTGCTGCCCAAA GGATATCTTCTTTGGACCAAAGATCTCTTTTGTGATTCCTTGCAACAATCACTGA